TTACGGCTGGCATATCAGATAAGGTTGATGGCCTGGTGGAAGTTTGTTCTTCAGCTACAGGTTCTGAGCCTCCAGCAACTTCTGCAACAGGTTCTGAGCTTATAGATATTTCTTCTGAAAGAGTTTCTGTTTTGGCTTCTTCTATTGATGTAGAAGTTGTTTCAGCAACTGGAGAGGTCTCTTCTTCAGCTATAGCTGGTTCTGGGGTGTTAACTGTTTCTGCAATTGGTGTAGCCACTTCAGTAACAAGTTCTTCAACTGGTTCTGGTGTTGGTTCTGCTTCAAAAGGAATTGAAACCCCACTCATAGCCATAAACAGGGTTGCAAGGTCTGCACCTGATAGATCTGCACCTGACAAATCTGCTTCAGCTAAATTTGCACCTGATAGATTAGCTTCTTGCAAAACTGCTTCACTTAAATTTGCTTTTGCTAGAGTTGCACCTCCAAAGTTTGTATGTGAAAGATTTGCTTTGCTTAAATTTGCTTGTGAAAGATTTGAACCTGTTAAATTTGCTTGTGAAAGATTTGCATCTGAAAGATTTGCTTGTAGCAAAGAAGCATGTTGAATGTTAGCGGATTTTAAGTTAGCACCAGTTAAATTAATGTTATCTAACCTAGTGTGTGAAAAATCTGCTTGTTCTGCTTGGCTCGTGCTTAAGTCTGCGCCTGTTAGATCAGCTTTTGTTAAATGGGCGTGTGAAAGATCTGCTCCTTGTGCAATAACTCCTCTTAGATTTGCTTCGCTAAGATTACTATGAGATAAATTTGCCTTAGAAAGATTCGTTCCTAGCAAAACAGCAGATTTTAAGCTTGCTTCTTTAAGATCTGCTTCTTCTAAAACAGCATCACTTAAATTTGCTCCTGCTAAATTTGCTCCTGTTAGATGAGCATTTTTTAAGTCTGCTAATTGAAGTGTAGCTCCTGCCAAATGTGCTTTGGTTAATTTGGCACTACTTAATTTAGCCCCTTGAAAATTAGCTTGATTAGCTTTTAATTCAGTTAGATTAGCACCTGTTAGATCTGCACCTTCAAAAATGGCTTGATCAGCCTCAGCCATTTTCATATTAACTTCTGATAAAACAGCTTGGTTAAACTTTGTTCCTGATAATTTAGCATTTTCTAAGTTTGCTTTAAGTAAATTGGCTTGTGAAAGATTAGCTCGGCTAAATTCTGTTTCACTAGCGTTAATTTCTGACATATCAGCACCTTTTAGATTTGTTTCTGCCATATGTGCTTTAGTCAAATTAGCTCTACTTAAAGTAGCAGCTTGAATATTAACTTTTACTAGTTTTGCTTCTGTCAGGTTTGCTTCTATTAAATTTGCTTCTATTAAATTTGATTCACTTAAATTGCAACCGCTTAGTTCAGCATTTTGTAGATTTGCTTTGCTTAAATTAGCTTTTGCCAGGGTTGCGCCTGTTAAATTAATAGCTTGTAAATTTGCACCTGTTAAATTACTTTCGCTAAGATTTGCACCAGAAAGATTAGCTCTTTGTAAATTTGCTCCTACTAGCTCAGTTTTCATTAGTGTTGCACCGCTTAAATTTGCACCAACAAAGCTAGCACCATTGAGTTTGGCATTACTTAGATTAACTCTTTGTAGATTTGCCCCCTGTAGGTTTGCGCGTTGAGGCTCTGCCGCTTTTTGCCCGTCTTTACCAGAAGCAGACATGACTTTCCTCCTAAATTGTTGAATATATTTGGTTTACTTAAAATAGTTGATCTTTAAAATAAGGTATCTAACAAGAAGGCTATCTTAACAGTAAGCTCAAACACACGCAAGCAAGATTCTTAAAGCAAAAAATCATTTTTCCTATTAGCAAAATTACTTTATACAACAAATAAAAAAGGCTGATAGTTTTTCTTACCTATCAGCCTATCAATTCCCCTCGTTTGCCCTTAAAAAAATGCACTCTATTTTATTTTATTGAGGAGAAGTATTTACAGTATCATTGCTTAGTAGGATAGTTTCTTGATCCCCTTCTAAAATAATTCCTTTCAAAATACTATCATTATCTTTTCTAACTACCATTATTTCTGTTGTCGCAGCTTTAACATTGCGTAAGCCTTTGCGAGCATTAGATTTAGCTATTACTTTATCACCCTTCAAAATAGTCATTTCATTTGTTTGATCATCAAACTTAACTGTATATTTACCTTTTTTTACTACAGTTCCATTAACTACTACATCTCTATTAAAATCTACTTTTTTCTCTTTAATTTCAGCTAAAGCTAAATTAGCGGAAAATAAAACTGTTACTACCAAAGCCATTACCAAGCTAGCAAATTTTTTCATACATCCTCCCTTAATCTAACCTAAGTTAACAAAGTTGATTTATTAAATTATATTTTTTGAATTAACATCCACAAGAAAGTTAACACCGTTAACGAGACTTGAAAATAAAAGTTCGCAGAAAATTGGAGAAAATTTTTCTTTTTTCCGAAAATTCTTAAACATTCTGGTTTAGCTATTTCTTGAAGTAAGAAAAGGGAATAAAATAGCCCTAATTTTCCATTAAGGAGTTAAGACTGTGTTAGACAAAATCTTAGAAGATTTAGAAAAGGCAGCCACGCAAGTTGTTGATAGTGTGGTAGAAGTAATTTTTGGCCCAGCCGAAGCCTTATCAAAAGCGCATCCTGATCGCAGTGTTGAACTACCTCGTGACACCTTTGCACATGATGATGTACAAACAGAATGGTGGTATTACACAGGACACTTACAAAGTGGAGATGCTCAATTTGGTTTTGAACTGGTTTTTTTTAAGCGTCAGACAGCTTTGGATCGCTTAGGCAAAATTATCCCTATGCGTGTACTTACTCCTATAAGTTATTATGCTCATTTTGCAATTACAGACATTAATGCAAAACAATTTCGTTATGCTCATCGTCGATCGCTTGATGGAAGTAGACCTGCTGGAGCATCTACAGACTGCCATAACGTTTGGTTAGATAATTGGCGAGTTCGTGAGGTAAATGGTCATCATATCCTTACTGCTACTATGAATAAAACACAACTAGAATTAGTGCTTAAGCCAACCAAACCCATAATTAAACAAGGTGAAGATGGTTTAAGTTATAAAGATGCAGGTGAGGCATCTTATTATCTTTCCTACACACGATTTGAAGCTAATGGAGAGTTATTTATTGGAGAAAAGCATTACTCTGTAACAGGTTCAGCCTGGATGGATCATGAATTTGGAACTTGGACAATGAAAGAAAAAGTCCAAGGTTGGGACTGGTTTGCACTACAACTTGATAATAATCAAGAAATTATGGCTTTTATTATTCGTGGAATGGATGGAAAACCTACCCGCTATTCTGAAGCAACATTAATTGATGCAGAAGGCCTAACAAGACGTTTTGGCTTAGATGAATTTTCTATTATCCCAACTGGTGAATGGACTAGTCCTATTACTAATACAACTTATCCTAGTGGGTGGCAATTACGTATCCCAGCACTAGAAGCTGAATTAAATATTGATCCTGTTTTACGTTGCCAAGAACTAGACACACGAGGATCAACAATGGTTGTTTACTGGGAAGGTGCAAATACGGTTAATGGCACTTTTTCAGGTAAACCTACCACAGGACGGGCTTATGTAGAGTTAGTTGGGTATGATAGATCGCATGAGGATCTAACTTTATATGATTATTTCTTAAATGAAATAAAATTTCGTGCTTTAGGTTTCTATTAGGCTTAAAATAGCTTAAATAATACGCCCTATAATTTTTACTTAATAAGGATGGCCCAAATCTATGGCTAATTTAGAACGCCTTAAACTTAGAGGTGCTGATTGTATAGCCTTACCCGACAACCGTTGGCACTTAAAAGTTACAATCAGTTTTCATGAGCAAGTTTTTACTGGTGAAGTTATTTCTCATTCTGAAGATAATAATTTTGAATCTATGGCAGTGGCAACAGTAAAAGCTATTAATTATCTACTTCCTAGCAGTGTAAAGTTATCTTTAGCTGATGCTGGGCAAACCTATTCACATAAAACAGAGATGGGAATTTTTATTGTAGTAATTAAGGTTACTGAAAATAATAAAGATAAATATATTTCTGGTAGCAATTTAGTTTCCCTACCCATAATGCACACACCTGTAAAGGCTGTTTTTAGTGCTGTTAATCGCACATTAAGCAAGTATTTACCAGATTAAAATCCAACTTCTTAGACTAAACCTAAGTCTTTTCAAAAACAGGAAATCTCTTTTAAGCAAGTAGCAAAAGCTAAGTTATGCAAGGCAAAAAGAAAAATTTAATAGCAATAACTGGAAGTCATTTTGAATATGTTGTTCCAAACAACAGTGATTTTACTATTTTCTTTGATCTTTTACGCGCTCAAGGTTATCGGACAGAGTTAATAGATGAAGAATTATCATGGGAAAAAATTATTCCATTTAGTGCAATTCTTATAGGTGTTCCTATAAACAGTTTTACAGAAGACGAATCAACTGTATTACAAGGCTGGGTTGAACAGGGCGGAAACTTGCTTTTACTTTCAACAATGGGAGGTGATCAAGTACCTCATGGTTATGATTTACCAAGCCTACCTTTTGGAGAAATTACCAAAAGCATTCAAGTTGATAACAGTTGCCTTGGCATAGTAGAAACAACCAATGGATATAATTTAACTCCAGGTCTTTTTCCTGTAGACGGTCTTCCACAAAACATTTTATTTAATCCTCAAGTAGAAATTGACACTATAAAATTACTTAATCATAAAAGTAGCATATCTTATCAAGTTGGTTGCACATTATCCATAAAAGAAAGCTATAAAGAACTTTTAAGTCAATCTATAGATAAAAATGATGATTCTTTAAAAATTACACATTCTCTAAAAGTACCAGATTATGCTGTAGCAATAGAGGGTACAACCCGTTGGATAAACTTTGACTATAAAGAAATTTTTGGTTGTGATTATCAAACATTTTTAGGTGATAAATATGTCTTTTTGCGTCTTGAGAGAGGCAAGGGAACAATTTCTATTGTTGGTTCGGCAAGAATGTTTTTTGATGAGAGTATTAATAACAAGGATAACTTAGAATTTCTAAATTATTTATTTTCATTATGGCTTACAGATTCAGTAAATAATGAGATAAACAGACGTATGAAACGCCCTCAACGCCATCGTCTTTTGCATGGTTATCCAATGTCTCCGCTTATGAAGCAAACACATTTGGAAAACAGAGCAGATCTTGAACAATTCCAACTAAATTTGCTTTCAGAGCTTAATAGAAAATTTATTGTTGGTGTGTTGCCTCATCCATTTTGTAATCCAAGTGTTAAAGGATGTGGTTTTTGTACTTTTCCACATGAAATTTATACAAACACAAAAGTAGACCATATTGTTAAAGATGTAATTAAAGAAATAGATTTCTTTTTTGACCAAAACCCTTTTCTTAACATTGATGTTGAAGCATTATATTTTGGTGGAGGGACTGCCAATTTAACCCCGCCTAATTTGTTTAGAGATTTATGCCAAACTCTTAACAACCACATAGATCTTAGCCAAGCAGAAGTAACTTTAGAAGGCGTTCCCATATATTTTATTACTCATAAACCTACTATTTTAGAAGTATTAAAAGAAGAAATGCCCGTAAGACAGTTAAGAATAAGTATGGGCGTTCAAACCTTTAACACCGCACAAATAAAGCGTATGGGACGAGGTGCTTTTGGTGATAAAAATAAAATAAATGAAGTTGTAAAGTCTGCCCATAAACTTAACTACATTGTTTCTTGTGACCTTCTTTTCAACCTTCCAGGGCAGTCTTTAGCAGAAATGAAAGCAGATATTGACCACGCCATAGACATAGGCTTTGATCAAATATGTTTGTATCACCTTGTAATGTTTGAAGGTTTAGGAACAGAATGGTCACTAGATGATCAATTACTCTTAGAACTCCCAAATAATACAAAGTCGGCTTCTAATTGGCTTAAGCTACGTGAATACTTGCTTTCAAAAGGCTATTTGCAAAATTCATTAACTAACTTTGAAAAGTCAGACATTAGACATGGAGTTTGTCGCTTTGTTTATGAAGATTATGGTTATAGACCAGAAAAGTATGATCTCTTAGGTTTTGGGCCTTCGGCTATCACATTAATTTCTGATAAAAAATTCCATCACGCGCTTAAACTACTTAATCCAGAAAGCTCAACAGAATATTCAGAGCTTATTAATAGAAATCCATCTGCAAGTAAAAGCTTTGTTTATCAAATAAGGGATATGAAAATACTTTATTTAACAAGAAAAGTAGTTCTTTTAGGGCTTAATAGAAAAGATTACAAAGCTATATTTAATCAAGATCCATTTGATGATTTTCCATTTGAATTTACAAGTCTAGCTGAAAAAGGATTGATTGAAATAGGCACAGAAGAAATAAAACTAACTCCAAAAGGGATGTTTTATGCTGATACAATAGCAGGCACGTTTGCTTGGCGACAAATACACCTGCTACGTTTTAGAGACATTGCAAAAGGTGTAAAACCTACTGCTTTACGTCCAGGATTTCT
The window above is part of the Blastocatellia bacterium genome. Proteins encoded here:
- a CDS encoding pentapeptide repeat-containing protein; amino-acid sequence: MSASGKDGQKAAEPQRANLQGANLQRVNLSNAKLNGASFVGANLSGATLMKTELVGANLQRANLSGANLSESNLTGANLQAINLTGATLAKANLSKANLQNAELSGCNLSESNLIEANLIEANLTEAKLVKVNIQAATLSRANLTKAHMAETNLKGADMSEINASETEFSRANLSQANLLKANLENAKLSGTKFNQAVLSEVNMKMAEADQAIFEGADLTGANLTELKANQANFQGAKLSSAKLTKAHLAGATLQLADLKNAHLTGANLAGANLSDAVLEEADLKEASLKSAVLLGTNLSKANLSHSNLSEANLRGVIAQGADLSHAHLTKADLTGADLSTSQAEQADFSHTRLDNINLTGANLKSANIQHASLLQANLSDANLSQANLTGSNLSQANLSKANLSHTNFGGATLAKANLSEAVLQEANLSGANLAEADLSGADLSGADLATLFMAMSGVSIPFEAEPTPEPVEELVTEVATPIAETVNTPEPAIAEEETSPVAETTSTSIEEAKTETLSEEISISSEPVAEVAGGSEPVAEEQTSTRPSTLSDMPAVIVDETVASAVQVPESLPESLPESLPEMLEMPDLPEMSQPDSSNEPEQTNEVTSDEEADQKPMFEATIALTKDKIGVGVPLMLERSDTIPLKPEAIGTSSLADILGLNEEMQGLPSPEQIEVAKRPVAPPPPKITPLPNPAKEEKNQPQRMTTTNPKPVKLPPETEERKKARHTARGLVSQMFASNRKVVQDALRKGTFYESLKEQLASARKEYERQISRQVREEFDYFQLELDVRIQAMKKEIN